The Christiangramia flava JLT2011 genome has a segment encoding these proteins:
- a CDS encoding Crp/Fnr family transcriptional regulator, with the protein MFEVLKKLNETISLSSEEFEYAKTLFIPKKLRKKRFLLEDGDSCVYTSFVEKGLLRSFTIDDKGNEHILQFSMQGWWAADLYSFFTGETSDYNIEAMEDSELLLITKDSWDLLLKEIPAFERYFRILIQNNLIATQRRLMDTMSTTAEERYLKLLHDFPDISQRVPQHMIASYIGVTRETLSRLRSQLH; encoded by the coding sequence ATGTTTGAAGTTCTAAAAAAGTTAAATGAAACAATTAGCCTTTCTAGTGAAGAATTTGAATATGCAAAAACCTTATTCATTCCTAAGAAACTTAGAAAGAAGCGTTTTCTTTTAGAGGATGGAGATAGCTGTGTTTATACTTCTTTTGTAGAGAAGGGGCTGCTCAGAAGTTTCACCATAGACGATAAAGGAAATGAGCACATTTTGCAGTTTTCTATGCAGGGATGGTGGGCAGCAGATCTTTACAGTTTTTTTACCGGGGAAACATCAGACTACAATATTGAAGCTATGGAGGATAGCGAACTACTGCTTATAACCAAAGATTCCTGGGACTTACTGCTTAAGGAGATACCTGCTTTTGAACGGTATTTTCGCATTCTTATTCAGAATAATTTAATTGCCACACAACGAAGGCTCATGGACACCATGAGTACCACGGCAGAAGAACGTTATCTTAAGTTACTTCATGATTTTCCCGATATCTCTCAAAGGGTTCCCCAACACATGATTGCGTCCTATATAGGGGTCACCCGAGAAACATTAAGCCGATTGCGCAGTCAACTGCATTAA